One Corynebacterium yudongzhengii DNA window includes the following coding sequences:
- a CDS encoding rhomboid family intramembrane serine protease → MRISQWLRGYARQAPVCLFIVVACSAVAVVAMVQRLSFTGLQASGIGAHMILWGPLSAGADYGWIRVLTSGFLHLDIGHLAINMFLLILIGREVERHIGHALFAATYLVSVVGASAAVLAFTPHVPTAGASGALYSLMAIFVAVTAARGGDLRAPLVLVAANVAYSLLVPGISLVGHLGGLVVGAVLAWFVVRSRGLGWAAVAVVGLACVVVCWWLIRAIAVGGVM, encoded by the coding sequence ATGAGGATTTCGCAGTGGCTTCGCGGATACGCCCGGCAGGCGCCGGTGTGTTTGTTCATCGTGGTTGCTTGTTCGGCGGTCGCCGTGGTGGCGATGGTGCAGCGCTTGTCGTTTACGGGCCTGCAGGCCAGCGGGATCGGCGCGCACATGATCCTGTGGGGACCGTTGTCCGCGGGTGCCGATTACGGGTGGATCCGCGTGCTGACCTCGGGTTTCCTACACCTCGACATAGGCCACTTGGCGATCAACATGTTCCTGCTGATCCTCATCGGCCGGGAGGTCGAGCGCCACATCGGCCACGCACTGTTCGCCGCGACCTATCTGGTCAGCGTCGTGGGCGCGTCCGCCGCGGTGCTCGCCTTTACCCCTCACGTGCCGACGGCCGGCGCCTCCGGTGCCCTCTACTCCCTCATGGCGATCTTCGTCGCCGTCACCGCCGCCCGAGGCGGCGACCTCCGCGCACCGCTGGTTTTGGTTGCCGCGAACGTTGCCTATTCTCTGTTGGTTCCGGGGATTAGCCTGGTCGGTCACCTGGGCGGGCTCGTGGTCGGTGCCGTGTTGGCTTGGTTCGTGGTGCGCTCGCGCGGCTTGGGCTGGGCCGCGGTGGCCGTGGTTGGGCTCGCGTGCGTTGTTGTGTGCTGGTGGTTGATCCGAGCGATCGCCGTGGGTGGTGTTATGTGA